One part of the Oscillatoria sp. FACHB-1406 genome encodes these proteins:
- a CDS encoding GMC family oxidoreductase translates to MSEPQPSITNVKPETVAETVYDAVIVGSGIAGAIVAKELSQQGKRVLILEAGQNKDLTLAGFQSYVDTFYGATEKNANAPYPENPNALSPTDDDIYFVEKGPMRLSGSYTRVPGGTTMHWEGKTIRMLPDDFKIKTLYGQGLDWPISYEDLMPYYRKAEQEIGVSGDVEEQKQLGAKFEEGYVFPMEKLPPSYLDQKVIEKVGGTKVELHGETIPLNFSTFPQGRNGVPNPKYDRGNLFTPDGVAATDPVQYGERCQGNANCVPICPVQAKYDARRTLIKAFRTERVHFLAQAVASAIKFDPQTGHITEIHYKHYDEPHSSKYTWGVAKGTLFVLAANAVENARLLLSSDLPNTSRLIGRHLMDHPFTLAWALMPEVTGTMRGPLVTSGIGSFRNGTFREKQSAFAVDIHNDGWGWATGSPKSEVIDAIDGKNKYGKELRQTLISRISRQLLLAFMCELPPDPNNRVTIDPNYKDKLGNYRPVINFNLPDYSLRTLAYTRKLSRIIFQRLGAEDYTHYDASDPAYFEFEGEGYFYRGGNHFSGTHIMGTAKDNSVVDRNLRCWDHHNLFLLGSGSMPTIGSSNTSLTIAALSFIAAKQMLEELKG, encoded by the coding sequence ATGAGTGAACCTCAACCCTCGATTACCAATGTCAAACCCGAAACCGTCGCGGAAACGGTTTACGATGCCGTCATTGTCGGTTCTGGCATTGCCGGAGCGATTGTTGCCAAAGAATTAAGCCAACAAGGCAAAAGAGTTTTAATTCTTGAAGCCGGACAAAACAAAGACTTAACCCTCGCCGGTTTTCAAAGCTATGTCGATACCTTCTACGGAGCGACAGAGAAAAACGCCAACGCCCCCTATCCCGAAAACCCCAATGCCCTCAGTCCCACCGACGACGATATCTACTTCGTAGAAAAAGGCCCGATGCGGCTGAGCGGTTCCTATACTCGCGTTCCGGGCGGCACGACCATGCACTGGGAAGGCAAAACCATCCGAATGTTACCGGATGATTTTAAAATCAAAACGCTATACGGACAAGGACTAGATTGGCCGATTTCCTACGAAGATTTAATGCCCTACTACCGTAAAGCCGAGCAGGAAATCGGCGTATCCGGGGATGTTGAAGAACAGAAACAACTGGGCGCTAAATTTGAAGAAGGCTACGTTTTCCCAATGGAAAAACTTCCCCCCTCTTACTTAGACCAAAAAGTAATTGAAAAAGTGGGAGGCACAAAAGTCGAACTGCACGGCGAAACAATCCCGTTAAACTTCAGCACCTTTCCCCAAGGTCGCAACGGCGTACCCAATCCAAAATACGATCGCGGCAACCTCTTCACCCCCGATGGCGTAGCCGCTACCGATCCCGTTCAGTACGGCGAACGCTGCCAAGGAAACGCCAACTGCGTGCCGATTTGTCCGGTACAAGCTAAATACGACGCGCGCCGAACCTTAATTAAAGCCTTCAGAACCGAGCGAGTTCACTTCCTCGCCCAAGCGGTTGCCTCTGCCATCAAATTCGACCCCCAAACCGGTCACATCACTGAAATTCACTACAAGCATTACGACGAACCCCATTCCTCAAAATATACCTGGGGAGTTGCTAAAGGAACCTTATTCGTCCTTGCGGCGAACGCCGTTGAAAACGCTCGGTTGTTGCTCTCCTCCGACCTGCCCAACACCAGCCGACTCATCGGGCGGCATCTCATGGATCATCCCTTCACCCTAGCATGGGCATTGATGCCGGAAGTCACCGGAACCATGCGCGGTCCGCTGGTGACATCAGGTATCGGAAGCTTTCGCAACGGGACTTTCCGTGAAAAACAATCAGCCTTCGCCGTAGATATCCACAACGATGGTTGGGGCTGGGCAACCGGCTCGCCGAAGTCAGAAGTCATCGATGCAATAGACGGCAAAAATAAATACGGCAAAGAACTGCGCCAAACCTTAATCAGTCGGATTTCGCGACAACTCCTGCTGGCGTTTATGTGCGAACTTCCCCCCGATCCCAACAACCGAGTCACTATCGACCCGAATTACAAAGATAAGCTCGGAAATTACCGACCGGTTATTAACTTCAACCTGCCCGATTATAGCCTTCGTACCCTCGCTTATACCCGCAAACTTTCTCGGATTATCTTTCAGCGTTTAGGTGCTGAAGATTATACCCATTACGACGCTTCAGACCCGGCCTATTTTGAATTTGAAGGGGAAGGTTACTTCTATCGCGGCGGAAACCACTTTTCTGGAACCCATATTATGGGAACGGCTAAAGATAACTCTGTCGTCGATCGCAACCTGCGCTGTTGGGATCACCATAACCTTTTCCTCCTCGGTTCGGGGAGTATGCCGACAATCGGTAGCTCGAACACAAGCTTGACCATTGCTGCCCTGAGCTTCATTGCTGCCAAGCAAATGCTCGAAGAATTAAAAGGTTAA
- a CDS encoding ferritin-like protein — protein MTETKSLTPIKTIDDLRYYLTQAMALEHATIPPYITALYSLKPGTNLEAFHIIRAVAVEEMLHLTLVANIFNAVGGNIKGVLTAKDFIPVYPTYLPTGETDFQVGLNKFSPETIKTFINIERTEEEVDESKPLIVSEPGKSKVVKIQGDESKSFYSIGLFYAEIIRALYQLHKEMGSALFCGDPARQITPAYYYNGGGDIIPVTDLRSAIRALKVIQEQGEGARLGTIYDAERELGHYYRFQQLELGQYYVVDKDEPEQSDEPGSPSGASFTVAWDDVYPLIENAKLSDYPEGSEVYNAAREFQAAYSQFLADIEFAFDGNPDRLIPAVGGMFRLKEQASALIRNPIPGGNGLHAAPIFRLD, from the coding sequence ATGACCGAAACCAAAAGTTTAACACCCATTAAAACCATTGACGATTTGCGTTATTACCTAACGCAAGCGATGGCATTAGAACACGCAACAATCCCCCCTTATATCACCGCCCTTTACTCTCTTAAACCCGGCACGAACTTAGAAGCATTTCATATCATCCGGGCCGTCGCCGTCGAAGAAATGCTCCACCTTACCCTCGTGGCAAATATTTTCAATGCTGTAGGGGGGAATATTAAAGGGGTTCTCACGGCAAAGGATTTTATTCCCGTCTATCCAACTTATTTGCCGACAGGAGAAACGGACTTTCAAGTCGGATTAAATAAATTTTCGCCTGAGACCATTAAAACCTTTATCAACATCGAACGAACGGAAGAAGAAGTTGATGAAAGTAAGCCTTTAATTGTCTCCGAACCTGGAAAAAGTAAAGTCGTAAAAATACAAGGGGACGAATCTAAGAGTTTTTATAGCATCGGCTTGTTCTATGCGGAAATTATTCGGGCGCTTTACCAACTCCATAAAGAGATGGGCAGCGCACTATTTTGTGGCGATCCGGCGCGCCAAATTACGCCCGCTTATTACTACAACGGCGGCGGCGATATCATTCCCGTGACCGATCTGCGATCGGCCATTCGCGCCTTAAAAGTGATTCAAGAGCAAGGCGAAGGCGCGCGACTGGGAACAATTTACGATGCCGAACGCGAACTCGGTCATTACTACCGTTTCCAACAACTGGAACTCGGACAATATTACGTTGTTGATAAAGACGAACCCGAACAATCTGACGAGCCAGGTTCCCCATCGGGAGCCTCATTTACCGTCGCTTGGGATGATGTCTATCCGCTCATCGAAAACGCTAAGTTGAGCGATTACCCGGAAGGCTCAGAAGTCTACAACGCCGCCCGTGAATTTCAGGCGGCTTACAGCCAATTTCTCGCTGATATTGAATTTGCTTTTGACGGAAATCCCGATCGACTCATTCCCGCTGTTGGGGGAATGTTCCGCTTGAAAGAACAAGCTAGCGCTCTGATTCGGAATCCGATTCCGGGTGGCAATGGCCTTCATGCCGCGCCGATTTTCCGATTAGACTAA
- a CDS encoding pentapeptide repeat-containing protein has protein sequence MKLKSCFHGLATIALSIFLSLTLFNLPAKAFVTPEYEQLLSTGSCVRCDLSGADLSNKNLHGSTLDGSNLSKANLSHTDLSDSLLNDTKFDEADLTEANLSGAFLEASTLTGANLTSANLSKSDLYNALMSKTKLMKANLTEADLTSVVLSDSDLSEVLGTNVKFRGGVLSRSNLSNANFSQSFLRNTRLSGATLKGTNLSEADLSNAVMPDGTTYNGDVSRFGAVQ, from the coding sequence ATGAAGCTTAAATCTTGCTTTCATGGACTCGCAACAATCGCCCTCTCAATTTTTCTGAGTTTAACCCTCTTTAATTTGCCGGCTAAGGCCTTTGTTACCCCAGAGTACGAGCAATTACTCTCAACGGGGAGTTGCGTTAGATGCGATTTATCGGGAGCCGATTTGTCGAATAAAAATTTGCACGGCAGCACCCTCGATGGCTCAAATCTCTCCAAAGCCAACCTTTCCCACACCGATCTTTCCGATTCGCTTCTCAATGATACCAAATTCGATGAAGCCGATCTGACAGAAGCGAATCTATCGGGCGCTTTTTTAGAAGCTAGCACTTTAACGGGTGCGAACTTAACAAGTGCGAACTTGTCTAAGTCAGATTTGTATAACGCCTTAATGAGTAAGACGAAGTTAATGAAGGCTAATTTAACCGAAGCCGATCTAACCTCCGTTGTTCTCTCTGATTCAGACTTGTCTGAAGTTTTGGGAACGAATGTCAAGTTTCGAGGTGGAGTTCTTTCTCGCTCCAACTTATCAAATGCTAATTTCTCTCAGAGTTTCTTGAGAAATACAAGATTATCGGGAGCCACTCTTAAAGGCACAAATTTATCGGAAGCCGATCTGTCAAATGCAGTCATGCCAGATGGAACGACATACAACGGCGATGTCTCTCGCTTTGGCGCTGTTCAATAA
- the iolE gene encoding myo-inosose-2 dehydratase, whose amino-acid sequence MKKLTIVWSKIARLSALLGIFLFVGLTGFALPVNAAARANASVDSSVLVSLVPSASKPALNPTFDPKKVDLGITPTGWSNSDDLSIDLKPPIPREQILSEIALSGFKGTQMSPKFPPYPKEKDLLKSELELRGLKISEPWVGTEFTQGKSKETLEEFDKQVAFMKDMGGNKVVVAELGGAVHQTPVDPLKKRPVFTDEQWADLAKGLNQLGAKAKESGMQLVYHPHIGTGVENFADIDRLMASTDPDTVKLLLDTGHLYYAGVDPLAVAEKYADRIEHVHLKNIRQPVLDESRKTGRSFLDSIRAGIFTVPGDSAGAIDFKPILQALAKAKYEGWLMVEAEQDPHNTNPLKDALVARSYLREVTGL is encoded by the coding sequence ATGAAAAAATTAACAATTGTTTGGAGCAAAATAGCGCGTTTGTCCGCGTTATTGGGGATATTTCTCTTCGTTGGTTTAACAGGCTTTGCCCTCCCTGTCAATGCAGCCGCCCGCGCTAACGCTTCGGTAGACTCTTCTGTGTTGGTTTCTTTAGTTCCCTCTGCCTCTAAACCCGCATTAAACCCAACTTTTGACCCCAAAAAAGTTGATTTGGGAATTACGCCAACGGGTTGGAGTAACAGCGACGATCTCAGTATCGATCTCAAACCTCCCATTCCCCGCGAACAAATCCTGAGTGAGATTGCACTGTCGGGTTTCAAAGGGACGCAAATGTCGCCGAAATTTCCTCCTTACCCGAAAGAAAAAGACCTCTTAAAAAGCGAGTTGGAGCTTCGAGGATTAAAAATTTCTGAACCTTGGGTCGGCACCGAGTTTACTCAAGGGAAATCGAAAGAAACCCTCGAAGAATTTGACAAGCAAGTTGCTTTCATGAAGGACATGGGCGGTAACAAAGTTGTTGTCGCTGAGTTAGGAGGAGCCGTTCACCAAACTCCTGTAGACCCGTTAAAAAAACGCCCTGTTTTCACAGACGAGCAATGGGCAGATTTAGCGAAAGGGCTGAATCAATTGGGCGCTAAAGCGAAGGAAAGCGGGATGCAATTGGTTTATCATCCTCACATCGGAACGGGCGTTGAAAACTTCGCAGATATCGATCGCCTGATGGCTTCCACCGATCCCGATACGGTTAAGCTGCTGCTGGATACCGGGCATTTATACTATGCGGGAGTCGATCCCCTCGCCGTCGCCGAAAAATATGCCGATCGCATCGAGCACGTTCACTTAAAAAATATTCGCCAACCCGTCTTAGATGAATCGAGAAAAACGGGTCGCAGCTTCTTAGATTCGATTCGTGCTGGTATTTTTACCGTTCCCGGCGACTCAGCGGGCGCGATCGATTTTAAGCCCATTTTACAAGCACTCGCAAAAGCAAAATATGAAGGCTGGTTGATGGTTGAAGCCGAGCAAGACCCGCACAATACGAATCCCTTAAAAGATGCCCTTGTTGCCCGCAGTTATCTCCGCGAAGTGACCGGACTCTAG
- a CDS encoding DUF4440 domain-containing protein — translation MYRDKEEILEIFEEIYARNVQSKDVEGYANMYVEDALWMAPDARDRYGIPDIIEGFIEMISSQDIHPTFTASEIEIIAYFGYVIGTSEATIYPHNGGEPKVKKFTAMWLMKKEQDSWKIARQMWNGTPLPTP, via the coding sequence ATGTACCGCGACAAAGAAGAAATTCTAGAGATTTTTGAAGAAATCTATGCCCGCAATGTTCAATCGAAAGATGTTGAGGGCTATGCAAATATGTATGTAGAAGATGCCCTCTGGATGGCACCAGATGCCCGCGATCGCTACGGAATTCCCGACATTATTGAAGGGTTTATTGAGATGATTTCCAGCCAAGATATCCACCCAACTTTTACGGCTAGTGAAATTGAAATAATCGCCTATTTTGGTTATGTTATTGGCACATCTGAAGCCACAATTTATCCGCACAATGGCGGCGAGCCGAAAGTGAAAAAGTTTACTGCGATGTGGCTGATGAAAAAAGAGCAAGATTCCTGGAAAATTGCTCGACAAATGTGGAACGGTACGCCTCTACCAACTCCCTGA
- a CDS encoding sugar phosphate isomerase/epimerase family protein has protein sequence MFTTNLKPHDSEARKVAIHHIKALKKFGYNGFEFPIAPGALEDAPQEIENYANLRREMDAAGLNEVRVATNVGATPQFDPSSSNPAQQQEALTYLKSRVDITVALGGEILMGPIVVPYGAYPVTASDSDTPLWSDKLQDELAIRYANAQPILNELGEYAEQKKVKLAIEPITHWETPGPNTLAQLIEFLKGVPSKQVGVVIDTAHEILDGAGPEIFQQQVNWLAEENRLHYVQVSPPDRGAVHTSWIPWQALLKPIVKVYDGPIAIEVFNAIPEFQPSLRLTRRKFWIPGEDAENQYPSAYDIARDAIAVTRQELNRLTPNHKTA, from the coding sequence ATGTTTACAACGAATCTGAAACCTCACGACTCCGAGGCCAGAAAAGTTGCAATTCACCACATCAAAGCGCTAAAGAAATTTGGTTACAACGGCTTCGAGTTTCCCATCGCACCGGGAGCGCTTGAAGATGCTCCCCAAGAGATTGAAAATTATGCAAACCTGCGCCGGGAGATGGACGCGGCGGGATTGAACGAGGTTCGAGTTGCAACGAATGTCGGTGCGACTCCACAATTCGATCCGAGTTCTTCTAACCCCGCGCAACAACAAGAGGCTTTAACGTATTTAAAATCGCGGGTTGATATTACGGTAGCCCTCGGGGGGGAAATTTTGATGGGGCCGATTGTCGTGCCTTACGGTGCGTATCCGGTGACGGCTTCCGATTCCGATACACCTTTGTGGTCTGACAAGCTACAAGACGAACTTGCTATTCGCTATGCCAACGCGCAGCCCATCCTCAACGAGTTAGGGGAATATGCAGAACAGAAAAAGGTTAAATTAGCGATCGAACCCATCACTCATTGGGAAACGCCGGGACCGAATACTTTAGCGCAACTCATCGAGTTTTTGAAGGGGGTTCCGAGCAAACAAGTTGGCGTTGTTATCGATACCGCTCATGAAATTCTCGATGGTGCTGGGCCGGAAATTTTTCAACAACAGGTTAACTGGTTAGCGGAAGAGAATCGGCTGCATTACGTGCAAGTTTCGCCACCCGATCGCGGTGCAGTTCATACCAGTTGGATTCCTTGGCAAGCGTTACTTAAACCGATCGTTAAAGTGTACGACGGCCCGATCGCGATCGAGGTGTTCAATGCAATCCCAGAGTTTCAACCCTCTCTACGCCTCACCCGTCGCAAGTTCTGGATTCCCGGAGAAGATGCGGAAAATCAGTACCCCAGTGCCTACGACATCGCGCGAGACGCGATCGCGGTTACTCGCCAAGAATTAAATCGGTTAACTCCTAATCATAAAACAGCTTAG
- a CDS encoding Dyp-type peroxidase domain-containing protein, with protein sequence MVNLSKNITKISEIITSFDEFEHDTLLAEIQGNILKSHGRNHSVYLFLKFSDKEAAKRWIGRFAHKYVTSALAQAEQAKQYRQNQAAEGQIFANFFLTRSGYEFLGYQGEQIPQDQPFLNGMKHPEIQKALGDDVNQWEPSYQQEIHAFVLLAADKILGPRTEDAKHLERKNPELLRKHPVLLARKAAKLEKEIAGFAEVVHKEIGYVLRSDKTGEEIEHFGFRDGVSQPLFFKRDIDRARKHSDFSQWDPRAPLNLVLFKDPLGTKEESYGSFFVFRKLEQNVKAWNEDIKQLAEKLKGTGEPNPELAGAYTMGRFQDGTPVIVSEKPLYSESEKEEEEEDNFNYSQDTEGLKCPFFAHARKVNPRGDTGNLEREKMNRIVRRGINYGPLPSEEPETDAGLLFSCFQADLLTQFHVMQEKWANNCDFYRQGCGTDPVVGVEKKDENGQLCTETYQWPSKWGEPEKTQVDFIHWVLMKGGEYFFAPSMSFLKSLAPAPSRNIIFRGVPKQEIEAAQATIAELEKCRETNCGIGLCGDPLEPDELLTFFYQRNLPFKAYLIEGLVLGSASAYQQNITTLEQYIEDLCNQEIEASEYKIAELEEYKELYWAIGLQGDTLEPDDFVNFFGERDLPFQFFVRGENVLLGDESAYDQNIKILIEYIHSLERSI encoded by the coding sequence ATGGTAAACCTCAGCAAAAATATAACTAAGATTTCCGAAATTATTACCAGTTTTGACGAATTTGAACACGATACTTTACTGGCAGAAATTCAAGGAAATATCCTAAAATCTCACGGTCGCAACCATTCTGTTTATCTATTCTTAAAATTTTCAGACAAAGAAGCCGCAAAGCGATGGATAGGAAGGTTTGCTCACAAATATGTAACATCCGCCTTAGCTCAAGCCGAACAAGCAAAACAGTACCGTCAAAATCAAGCCGCAGAGGGTCAGATCTTTGCAAATTTCTTTTTAACGCGATCGGGTTATGAATTCTTAGGCTATCAAGGCGAACAAATCCCTCAAGACCAGCCTTTTTTGAACGGGATGAAGCATCCGGAGATTCAAAAAGCCCTCGGCGATGATGTCAATCAATGGGAGCCTAGTTATCAACAGGAAATTCACGCGTTTGTTCTACTCGCTGCCGATAAAATTTTAGGGCCGAGAACTGAAGATGCAAAGCACCTCGAGCGCAAGAACCCCGAACTGCTGCGCAAGCATCCCGTACTCCTGGCGCGAAAAGCCGCAAAACTCGAAAAGGAAATAGCTGGATTCGCCGAAGTCGTTCATAAAGAAATTGGCTACGTGCTAAGAAGTGACAAAACGGGAGAAGAAATCGAACATTTCGGCTTCCGCGATGGGGTAAGTCAACCGCTATTTTTTAAACGAGATATCGATCGCGCTAGAAAGCATAGCGATTTTTCCCAATGGGATCCCCGCGCCCCGCTGAACTTAGTCTTATTCAAAGACCCATTAGGGACAAAAGAAGAAAGTTACGGCAGTTTTTTCGTGTTCCGCAAGCTAGAACAAAACGTTAAAGCCTGGAATGAAGATATTAAACAGTTAGCCGAAAAACTCAAAGGGACGGGCGAACCTAACCCCGAACTTGCTGGTGCTTACACGATGGGGCGTTTCCAAGATGGGACACCAGTAATTGTTTCTGAAAAACCCCTTTACAGCGAGTCTGAAAAAGAAGAAGAAGAGGAAGATAATTTTAATTACTCACAGGATACTGAAGGCTTAAAATGTCCTTTTTTCGCCCACGCTCGCAAGGTTAATCCTCGGGGTGATACGGGTAATTTGGAACGGGAAAAAATGAATCGGATCGTGCGTCGCGGCATTAATTATGGCCCCCTCCCCAGTGAGGAACCCGAAACAGATGCAGGTCTACTTTTCTCTTGCTTTCAAGCCGATCTTTTAACGCAGTTCCATGTCATGCAAGAAAAGTGGGCAAATAACTGCGATTTTTACCGCCAGGGTTGTGGAACTGACCCGGTTGTTGGAGTCGAAAAGAAAGATGAAAACGGTCAATTATGTACTGAGACTTATCAATGGCCGAGCAAGTGGGGGGAACCTGAAAAAACTCAAGTCGATTTTATTCATTGGGTTTTAATGAAGGGTGGGGAATATTTTTTCGCCCCCAGCATGAGTTTCCTCAAATCTCTTGCACCCGCACCCAGCCGCAATATCATCTTTCGTGGGGTTCCCAAACAGGAAATTGAAGCAGCACAAGCCACAATCGCTGAACTTGAAAAGTGTCGGGAGACGAATTGTGGGATTGGACTTTGTGGCGACCCGCTCGAGCCGGATGAATTATTGACTTTCTTCTACCAACGAAATCTTCCTTTTAAGGCTTACCTCATTGAAGGGTTAGTTTTAGGAAGTGCTAGCGCTTACCAGCAAAATATTACGACTCTCGAGCAATATATCGAAGATTTGTGCAATCAAGAAATTGAAGCGAGCGAATATAAAATTGCCGAACTCGAAGAATATAAGGAGTTGTATTGGGCAATTGGTCTGCAAGGAGATACGTTAGAACCGGACGATTTTGTTAACTTTTTTGGCGAGCGAGATCTACCCTTTCAGTTTTTTGTGCGAGGCGAAAATGTTTTGTTGGGCGATGAATCTGCCTACGACCAGAATATCAAAATATTGATTGAATACATTCATTCTCTCGAGCGATCGATTTAA
- a CDS encoding galactose oxidase early set domain-containing protein — protein sequence MFPTQPLVKSKIVSVFVVFILTLAIAFWGWKPAIADSLPNSPEVKGAWESIPLAAPKDRMQSVHTILLPNGKVLSVNGSSFRNTLTENEDGTKTFVEGVGVGEYSAIDNTSLFDPETQKFERIPSPPAIQYNESNDLFCAGHLQLADGNVLFVSGTGRYYPGGRFTGSRQLNLYNWQTGKWTALGQLKEGRWYPTLVSLADGKVVIFSGLKINAPNQLNPSIEIYDPKTQKIHYIDLTKIDDSPFNTYVEGADGYDTIDLYPRVFPTADGRLLITGDEAGIGNVLVQSKSKKSYLMSVHEEATGALSVSFEVGPERFETSKAYGTAIQVPNSEDVLLIAGMIGTNDINFGRGGKTDNYPGAKIASSLQRWVPSERSGKKNGEWKTVEKFFDKPRANVEAVILPDKEILVLNGGEYPEYKPIYEPLLMTPNSQVPGGYSTQSMNPAKLPRLYHNGAILLPDARVLSIGGNGNRATLEKDGTIRVDIGRDAKNNFILAKLNDKSGNPKEFTIEEYYKSPQSYFSPDDKEQPFVPAEIWQAEIFSPPYLFKPGARPEIAKAPSSLKYGQSDKVLVKDATQNGSLVLVKLGAETHSFDFGQRLVELPIANVALGEPSEIDFKAPTNANLYPPGYYMMFYLNEVGKPSHSKMVKLEAA from the coding sequence ATGTTTCCCACTCAACCGCTCGTGAAATCAAAAATTGTCTCAGTTTTTGTGGTTTTTATCTTAACACTTGCGATCGCCTTCTGGGGATGGAAACCCGCGATCGCAGATTCCCTCCCCAATTCCCCAGAAGTGAAGGGCGCGTGGGAAAGTATTCCCCTAGCAGCCCCAAAAGACCGGATGCAATCGGTACATACCATCCTACTTCCGAACGGGAAAGTTCTGAGCGTTAACGGTAGCAGCTTTCGCAATACCCTCACCGAAAACGAAGATGGAACCAAAACCTTCGTTGAAGGCGTTGGCGTGGGCGAATACAGCGCAATTGATAACACTTCTCTGTTCGATCCCGAAACTCAAAAATTCGAGCGCATTCCTTCGCCTCCTGCCATCCAATATAATGAGAGCAATGACTTATTTTGTGCCGGTCATTTGCAACTTGCTGATGGTAATGTTTTATTCGTCAGCGGTACGGGACGATATTATCCCGGCGGGCGCTTTACGGGTTCCAGACAACTCAACCTTTACAACTGGCAAACCGGTAAATGGACGGCGCTCGGTCAACTCAAAGAGGGTCGTTGGTATCCCACTTTAGTATCTCTCGCCGATGGTAAAGTTGTGATTTTTTCGGGTCTTAAAATTAACGCACCCAATCAACTTAACCCTAGCATTGAAATCTACGACCCCAAAACCCAAAAAATTCATTATATCGATCTAACTAAAATTGACGATAGTCCTTTTAACACCTATGTAGAAGGTGCCGATGGTTACGACACGATTGACTTATATCCTCGCGTTTTCCCCACAGCAGATGGGAGACTGTTAATTACAGGAGATGAGGCAGGAATTGGTAATGTTTTAGTCCAGAGTAAGAGCAAAAAAAGTTATTTAATGTCTGTCCATGAAGAGGCGACAGGAGCATTATCGGTCAGCTTTGAAGTGGGGCCGGAACGATTTGAAACCTCAAAAGCTTACGGAACGGCGATTCAAGTTCCTAACTCAGAAGATGTCCTCTTAATCGCTGGGATGATTGGGACGAACGATATTAACTTTGGACGCGGTGGAAAAACCGATAATTATCCCGGCGCTAAAATCGCTTCAAGTTTGCAGCGTTGGGTTCCTTCCGAACGAAGCGGAAAAAAGAATGGTGAATGGAAAACGGTCGAGAAGTTTTTCGATAAACCGCGTGCCAATGTCGAAGCGGTAATTTTGCCCGATAAAGAAATTTTAGTGCTGAACGGCGGCGAATATCCGGAGTACAAACCCATTTACGAACCGCTACTGATGACTCCGAATTCGCAAGTTCCGGGCGGTTACAGCACTCAATCGATGAATCCAGCTAAACTGCCGCGATTATATCATAATGGTGCGATTTTATTGCCGGATGCGCGCGTTTTATCGATTGGAGGAAATGGCAACCGAGCAACATTGGAAAAGGATGGAACGATTCGGGTAGATATCGGTCGCGATGCGAAGAATAATTTCATATTAGCGAAGTTAAACGATAAGTCTGGTAATCCGAAAGAATTCACGATTGAAGAGTATTACAAGTCTCCTCAAAGTTATTTCTCTCCAGACGATAAAGAACAACCTTTTGTACCGGCAGAAATTTGGCAAGCAGAGATATTTAGCCCGCCTTATTTATTCAAACCCGGAGCGAGACCTGAAATTGCTAAAGCACCGAGTAGCCTTAAATACGGTCAGTCGGATAAGGTATTGGTTAAAGATGCAACCCAGAACGGTTCTTTAGTTTTGGTTAAGCTCGGAGCGGAAACTCATTCCTTTGATTTCGGACAGCGTTTAGTTGAGTTACCGATCGCGAATGTTGCGTTAGGCGAGCCGTCAGAAATTGACTTTAAAGCCCCTACGAATGCCAATCTTTACCCGCCGGGATATTACATGATGTTCTACCTCAACGAGGTTGGCAAACCTTCCCATTCCAAAATGGTGAAACTCGAAGCAGCGTAA